The nucleotide window aagtaaccacctgtaatgcaggagaccccagttcgattcctgggttggaagatccattggagaagggataggctacccactccagtattcttggtcttccattgtgtctcagctggtaaagaatccgcctgcaatacaggagacctgggtttgatccccgggttaggaggatcccctggagaagggagggaacagctacccactccaggattctggcctggagaattccatggactttatagtccatggggtcacaaagagtcggacacaactgagcgactttcactttcgctgATGATGGAGTTCCAGCTCTTCTCCTCTCccagcttgggggtgggggttgggggtgagaCTGAAAGTTCTCACCTTCTAATGTGATTGGCTCCCCTGATGACCTGGGCCTGGCATCTTTAGGTTTCCCAAAGTCTCCTCATTAACTTCCCAGAAGACACCTTTATTACTCTCATCACAGGAAATTCCAAGGTTATCAGGAGCTCTGCGTTGAGACTGGGGCAAAGAccaaatatttgttcatttatgcCATACCGcacagcttacaggatcttagtcccccgacCAGGAACGGAACATGGGCCATGACAGTGAAATCCCTGAGggagacctaaccactggaccgccagggaagcccctatatttATCGAAATCACAGCATCCAAGCAAGATGCATCCTTCCTCCTACAGCTCCCTTGGGAGCCGTGATAGAGCCTGTTGAGAATGCCTGGGTCAGGCCCTGGGGAGTCCTCATGGAGAGCTTTCTGCAGGAGACCAGGAAGGTGGGCCGGGGGAGTGAGGGTAAACTACCTTCCCTCACTCTAGCCCTACCAAGTTCTGCCAGGACGTGGCTGAGGCTCCTTCTGTTGGAACTGCGGGGGATGCGCCACAGTGAGGAGCTGAGTATGAAGGAAGCTTCGTGGTGCAGGGCCCCCGTCTATCTGGGGAAGGACAGCAGTTGTCAAAGGAGACTCCAGTAGGGGTTACCTGACAGCAAGCTGGCCTCATTCTGGGGTAAGAAGACAcctaagttgttttttttgttttttttgttttttttttttagccatgctgTGCggtttgtgggattttagttcccagaccacGGATCAAATCCAGGCCACAGCACTGAAAGCTcagagtactaaccactggactaccaaggaattccttttttttttaagtctttttttttttttttgacctggcTTTTGAAatctcagttcctcaaccagggatggaaccagtgctccctgcagtagaaacttagagtcctaaccactggactgccagggattactttttttaaacattgtttggctgtgttgcatggcatgtggaattttagtttgccaaccagggattgatcccacgccttctgcactggaagcacagtcttaaccactggacggccagggaagtcccaagagatgAAATCTTgacctccttcctttctcctccttgacaAAAGGAAGTTTCTGAATGAACCATCAACTTGCATGCGGTTACTCCAGGATTTAAATGTTCATGATGCAGGCCCAAGGGCCAGGGTCCTCTGCTACCCACCCCACACCAGACCCAAATACCCCTCTGGTCACGTACAGTGTGTAGCATCCATGTGTATTTCCACACATCCAGGTCAGCTATCTCACAGGTCAGGATCAACATATTCCCTCCTGTTCTCAATAACCCATGCTCAACCCTGCAGGAAGGCAGTTGTAAGTCCGGGGATGGAGTTAAAGTCTCCAGAAAGCATTAGCTGAAGGTTCTGGTTGGAGGTGCCAAACAGGACATCTTGTCAAGGGAGGGACTATCCACTCACTATTAAGTAGTATTTCcaattacattctttttttttttttttaagtttcactgggcagcatgcaggatctcagttccctggccagagacgaacccatgccccttgcagtggaagcacggagtcttaaccacaccaccaccagggaagtcctcaattaAATcttgcagaaagcgaagaactaaagagcctcttgatgaaagtgaaagaggagagtgaaaaagttggcttaaaactcaacattcagaaaactaagatgatggcatttggtcccatcacttcatggcaaatagatgaggaaacagtggaaacagtgacagacttcattttcttgggctccaaaatcactgcagatggtgactgcagccatgaaattaaaagatgcttgctccttggaagaaaagttatgacaaaactagacagcatattaaaaagcagaaacattactttgccaacaaaggtccatctagtcaaagctatggtttttccagtagtcatgtatggatgtgagagctggactataaagaaagctgagcgccaaagaattgatgcttttgaatagtggtgttggaaaagactcttgagagtccctgggacagcaaggagatccaaccagtccatcctaaaggaaatcagtcctgaatattcattggaaggactgatgctgaagctgaaactctaatactttggccacttgatttgaagaacagactcatttgaaaagaccctgatgctgggaaagattgaaggcgggaggagaaggggacgatagaggatgagatggttggatgacatcaccgactcaatggacatgaatttgagtaagcaccagaagttggtgatggacagggaggcctggcatgctgcagtccacggggtcgcaaagagtcggacacgactgagcaactgaactgaacggaactgatagTGAAGAGTGGTGGTGCCGTCTTGTTCCTGTAGGGGGCGCACTTCCATACACAGGACTGAACAGGGGGAGGGGTGAACCCCAGGACACTCACTCTACAAAGTGCCCACCCACGAAGATTTCTTTTTCCACTGTGCAGGGGGATGACTCCTTGCCGGGAGAAGGCTGATCTGCCATCTATGGAGCTAACCGAGAGAGGAAGTCATACTACTCTCTCTCCAAATCAGATCAGCTCCACACTGGCACAATCGGTCAGTGAACTGAGTAAAGAAAGGTGTGGCAAGTTCATCGGGGTGCAGAATATTTGGGTGTCAGTGTACCTCTGTTGGACACGGAGCTTTCTAACACGCTGTCAAGGTTCCTCATCTGAGTTAGAGGCTCAGCTCGGGAGCTGGGGAGGGCggcgcgggggaggggggggggcggggcgggcgggctCCCGGGTGGTTCTCAGAGGGCTCAGAAGCAGAAACTATCCCAGGAGCTGGGAGATTACCTGAATGACAATCACACTTGTACCCACGGTTCCAATGCAAAACAGAACCGCTGTTGTAGAGGCTAAGAAGTTTCAACAGTTCCAAGTCATGACTGTCCTTTGGAGGACAGTCTTGCTTCTCCggtggttcatatggtaaagaatctggctgcaatgtaggagacctgggtttgatccctgggtcaggaaagatcccctggaggagggcatggcaacccactccagtattcttgcctggagaatcccagggacagaggagcctagcgggctacagtccatggggtcacaactgagcgactaacacttgcttCTCCCAGGTTAGGGCGGAGGGACCAGGAGTTTGAACACAGGCACCACTTTTGGtatcgactcaacagacatgagtttgagtaagttctgggagttggtgatggatagggaggcctggcgtgctgcggtccacggagtcgcagagtcggagacaactgagcgactggactgaactgaaccactcttGGCTTTTCATCTAAGGGAATGGAACGGAGTCACTTGGAGAGGAATGGTCCCTTGTTTTAACAAAGCTTTACAGCAGGAGGCAGCACTGAGTAAAACACAGCAACTGGAAACTAAAACATTCCTCTTCAGAACCTTAGTGAGTGAgccagtgaagtcgctcagtcctatccgactctttgcgacactgtggactgtagcctaccagtctcctccatccatgggattctccaggcaagaatactggagtgcattgccatttccttctccaggggatcttcaccagggaagccccttagcagCTCCAAGTCTTCCTTTTAGAATGGTCTCCCTGCACATAATAACTTTTAACTTACAATTACCAGTCAAGAAATTTAACACGCATATTTCTGGAGgatttggattttttgttttgtcctGCTTTTCAGTTTCCTGGTctttcccagattttttttttttttttctggagaaatgaactctattatttaaaatatgaaaactttcaagataaagatatttttattttatatttgttattaaaaGCATACTTTAATAAATTAGATTTacttcatccaaaaaaaaaaaaaatctgtctcccTGTCCTCTGACTTCTGAACAGTTGGGGGGAAGATGGCTGCACCTCCACTTTGGCCAGGGGGCTTCCTCTCTGCAGGACACATTCAAGTCCTACTCTTTGGAATGTGTGCATCAAGAGAACCTAATCTGTAAGGGCTGTACTTCTCCCCAGTTAATCTGTAGTTTCCTTACCTTTTCATATGCATTTAATTGCCTGCAGAGAGAAGGGAGGCTTTATTCTAGTTCATTCCAGAAACTGAGGTGTCTATTGCCTGTCACTGGGGTGCTGTCTCTTCCACTCGAGATAAATTGCCCTGAGGCAAGGAGCACAGTCCTCTGCTTAGAGGAGTCAGGGAGGGCTGTACATGCTAAATTCTGAAACTCAAAGCACTAATTTTGTCATTATTTACAGGATTGGCCGATGCGTGGAAGCTGTGTCAATGCCATAAGTTAGGAACTAAACTTCAGGGAGAAGGGACTTGGCTGGACAGGTAGGGTTTTGATGTAGGGAGGAGGGCCTTCCTGGACGGTGGATGACCTGAGGTACAGGGGGCGCCAAGACAGCATGTTAGACGGAAGAATGTCGAAACAGTTGGATTTTCTAGATGAATGAAGAGGCTGCCCCAGGGCAGTGGACATGGGAAGAGGTGCTGTCTTTGATCACTTGGTGCGGTGCAGGAAGTCATGGAGGTTTCTGGTCTGACCACACAGGAATGCTGGGGCATTGACACAGCTTCCACGCAACGGCCAATCCTGTAAAGAACGCTTTAAGACATTTCCAGGTGTCCTTCTCCACTCAGTACCGCTTGTCTCCAGATCAAGTCAAAAGATCCTTGGGACACACACACCGTAGCTTAAAACAGTTCCTTGTCCTTTCCTGGCTCAGCGTGTGGTCTCTGCCCCACAGCTGTCACTGGGTTTTCCCTGACTACAATATCAGAGCTTTGGGTGATGCCCCAGCTGGGCAGACCCAACTGTGAAGGTTTCTCAGAATATTCCCATGGATGCTAAATTGGACCACGCGAGCTTTATCTCCCCCACAAGATTTTAAGTGTCCTGAGGAACAGGACTGTGTCACATACCTTTGCCACTCCACAGCAACCCAGCCAGGGTGATGCTCAAGAAATACCTGGGTTTTCTGGAGGAGATACTTCTGTTCAGTGGGAAAGGCTCACAACATGTGAACAAATTTCTTATTGTCGGAGAGGCCAACTTTTTACCCTTGGACACTGAGATGTGGGACCAAGAAGGGGACTGGACTTGTGATCATGGCCTCGGGGTGGACATCAGAAGGGGAGAGAGTAAGAGGTTTTTAGGGGAAAGTTGTGCCAATCTCTAGTTTGATCCTGGTTGGGGCTTTATTTGTTGCTgggttggttttattttttttaatgtttttttttattttggccatgccatgcagcacgtgggatcttagttccctgaccagggcttgaactccTGCCCCCTGAATTGGcactgcagagtcttaaccactggaccatcagggaagtcccctagctGGGGCTTTAGTCATTGTCTTTGCTCTGGTGGTGGCCCCTCCACAGTCTCACTTCCTATCTATAGGAAAAGTACATGCTGCATGCCTGAGTCAACCTGCCCCGGATCCTCCCACACTCTGTCACCAGGCACAAGGAATCCAGCTGCCACTGCAgtccagggagggaaggagattCCAACTCAACtgtagggaaaaagaaaaaaggaaagaacaggcaagggactcagccattaaGGCCTTCTGCTCCCCAAACAGCAGGCTGATAAGTGCTCCGAGTCCAGAACTGGTGAGCTCCAGGTTGGCCATGGCCTCTTGGACAAGGGCCATCCGCCCTTCAGCACACCCTGTGTATGAGATGAGAAACACTTGCTGCTTCTTAGTGGGCCCCTCTGCCTGGCATTTGAGGCCCTTAGAAATCTGAACCCCTTTGTCATTTATGAAAGGCACCCCCACCCTCACAAACTGCCTGCTCTGGCCAAAGCAGGCAACTTGATGCCCTGTCCTGGTACAGCCTGTTTCTCCAGGACCACCTGCCCTTGGCCACCCAGGCCCCGGCCTTCTCCCAGCCAGGTATTCTCAGGACCCAGCTGTAGCATCAGCTCCATGAAGCCTCCCCTACGTGGACCACTTGCTGGAAACCAATTCCTATGCAGTCTCTTTCATGCTACCTTTTCTATGGGCAAATCTTACATTTCAATGAAATCCCCAAGGCAGGGAGCTTCCTCAGGGGTCTGTGGCCCGCTAGCAGTCACACAAGGGACACTTGACGACAAACACCAGGGGTCAGGCCTTTGATGCTTGCAGGGTGGGGGCTGCAGAGCAAAGGGGACTGCGCCACTGGACACATTTGGGGGGGACCCAGCCCAGAAAAGAGGCAGCCCCCAGCACCAAAAAACAGGAGATGAGAGTAGCACAGCTCAGCCCTTGCCAGGACGACACCTGTGATGGAGTATGTGTGGTTCACTTCCTGAGCCATACGGCAAGGGTAACCCATGTTCACCACACCCTGCCCCCACAAGGGTCAGTCAACCATCAATTTGAGAGGCCAAAAGGAAGTACTTGAGAAGCATTAGCCATCCATACAGAGTTGAAAAGAGCTCAGACAGGGGCCAACTCTTGGCCCTAGGGCGAAGgtggcttttatttcctttctcgggaagggagggggtggggagcttTCCCCACACACCAATCTAAGTGACGGGGGGCGCGTGGGTGCTCCCCCAGAGGAGGGGCCGGGAGAGCCGGAGGACCATTCAGAAGGCCTCCTCCGTGTCCACTTGCCGGCCCTGGGCTGTGGGATGCGCCCGAGGTCACTGCCCTCCGGGTACTAGTTCCTGCAGAGTTGGAGGCACACGGAGGTATGTGCTGGTGTCCACGAAGAAGAAGGGGGAGCTGGGGCCCTGAGTGAGGGAGCAGGGGGCTGGGGCGGCTTGCCCCATGCCCACCGCCTGCCCAAGATGGTCGCTTGCATAAGGCCTGGCTGGTGTGACTTCTCCCAAGAGGGGCCGCTGGGGCCTGGAGGCATGGCTCACTCCGATGGCTGGCCCTTTAAATGTCCATCTCAAACTGTGACTCTTCACCTGGggagagaaggggcagaggaCCAGGTAAGCCATGGGCAAATGGCACAGCTGAACCTTCGAGAGACCGGGAGGGGGTGCtgtttcccgttctgttgttccAACAGGGAGAGCAGGGGCCAGGGATATGCTGCTGAGGACAGTGCACAGAGGGCAGGCCCAGGAATTCCTGAGACACACGTCTAGCTGTGCTCACTCCCCTGATCCCAGAGCAGAGACCACGTCTCCCCACTGGACAGCTGACAGCCCTGTGTTCTGGATCACTTGTATTTTCTTTAAGAAGAGTGAATGGCTCCTTATGATTTGAAATGAATACAATTTCACAGACACATACTCCTTAAAACATAAAACCTTTCTGAGCATGTGTCCCAGCTTCTGGGTTAGGACATGGGACCGTAACCTCCTCTGCCTATACCCGATTCCCCAGAGAAGAGCCTGACCCTGGGATACGGCAGCTATTTGGGGAATTCAGCTGCTCGCTGCACTCGCCCAACTCTCACCATTAAAATTTCCAAGTAATTCACGCAGTGACacgttgttttcctttttaatggaACTGCCTTGTGCCTGACCTCCTGGCCAAGGCTGCTCCAAGGTTCTGGAGGGCAGAAGGCCTGCTCTGACCCCTACGGGAGAACAACCGCCCTTAACTTCTGGTTATGTTGACACAAATATGTGTGTCCAAGGGCAGAAGCCTTGGCTTCTTATATCCAGTGAAGCAACATGAAAAACCACGTGCCTCCTCCTTCAGCCCACCCCATCCCAACAACCATGCGGACTATGAGGCTGCCATGGTGGGGTCAGAGCTCTCGTTGTGGGCCGGCGCAGCTCGAGAGGCCGGGAGGGGCGAGGGTATGCAAGTGCAGGCAGGGGACAGCCTTCAGGCTGCGGTGACCGAGCCGCTGTCGTGTTGACAGCCTCCATCCGCAACGGCCAGTCTTTGGTTTAAGGCGAAAGAGGAGTGGAGGACCAACCACACGACTCTGTCCATCTTTCTgtctatccttttaaaaaataataatttctttatttttggctgtgctgggtctgtgttgctgctcgcgctttttctagttgcggccAGCGggagctcctctctagttgcagggctcaggcttttcactgcagtggcttctctcgttgcggctCTGCGCACACGGGCTTCAGGAGCTGAAGCACGTTGGGGCattagttgtggttcctgggctctagagcagaggttCCCTAGTTGGGGGTGCACAGGCTTACttgttctgaggcatgtgggatcctcccaggccACGGATCAACACAGGTGTCCTGCGTTGGcagcaggttctctaccactgagccaccagggaagccctgtccatCACTTATCACAGGGCAGGGAACCTCACTGCCTGGGCCGTCCTTCCTGCTGGGTTCTGTGGGTCTGTGTCCACCTCTCTTTTGCCCATGGATCTCCAAATGCGGCCCGCTCTGGGAGGTGGGGCTCCTGACTTCCTGATGAACCACAGCCTGCAGGCCCCAGGGAGCTGGGTTCCATGCTGTCAGCAAGGCCACCCAAACTTGAGGGCCCAGCTGCTTCCTGTCTGGGCCCGGTTGCTGCCTTCGGGTGAAGGGTCAGTGGCTTCCAGGCTCTGCCAGTGCTTATGGTCCCTCCTCCCGTAGTAAGAGCTCAGATGCTCTGGCCAGCCGGTCCCTGGGAGATGGTATTCAAGCACCTCTGCAGGGCTGGCTGCTTTGAttgatggggggagggggtgggtgggaggaagaaCCCAGCCTCCCCTTGTCCACTGCAGAAACAGCTGGTTGCACTGTTTCCACCGCCTGATCAACTAGGACACCTGATGTCCCTGTCGCCTTTCTAATCCCACAGATGTGTAATTTCCTAGAGGGCGAGGACGCTGTGCTTTTGATAAGTAGCTTCCTGCACAAAAACATCCTGGGTGTGTTCCAAATTGCTGCAGACACACAGAAATGCCTCAGGGACAATTGTATAAAGGTTATCCAAGGGCTTATCAAAGCGGCCGCCTGGAGGCCATCTCCTTTCAAACAAGCTCCCCGCTAACGAGACTATCTGATGAGGCTGAATGGCCTTGCCTGAGCTTCCTGGGCCCCTTTCCTGGGGAAAGTGGGTTCcgatgaaagtgctgcaccccaGACCCTTCCCTCGCCCTCTGGACTGCTCCACCGGGCAGGAGCATCCCCTTGCTCCCGGAACACCCACCCCCACGCCCGATCTTCCGCTTCCTGGAGCGAGAGCCCAGCCGTTCCGGGCCACTCACCGCCTGCCGGCTTGTCTTCGGGGCTGCTGCGCAGGTGATTCTGGCTGGCTTCCGTGGGGGGCTCATCGCCTGTAGGGCTAGTGACCCCGGGAATGGTAGGCAGGTCCCGCGGGGGCGTCTTGGTCACAGGTGAGTTCCGACACTCCATCAGGAACTTCCGGTCATAGATGATCCTGGTACCTGCAAGGGGGCGGGGACACGGATAAAGCCACGGAGAAGCCCCTGGCCTGCTTTTTCCTCCTGAGGCCCAGCTCCAGCAGAGGCGGCAGGCTTTCTTGCAAAAGCCCGGGCGGAGGTGTGAGGCTCACTCACTGCCTCCTGCAGCCCAGGACTCTGCTATCGCCGAACCGCTCCATCTCCCTGGGATCAGCAGGTACTccatggaggttttttttttttttttttttaatttttggccgcACCCTACCAGTGGCATGTGGTTAATTCCCTgaccctgaccaaggatggaactcactcctgccctctgcattggaaggcagagtcttaaccacaggatccccagagaagtccccaaagtGGGTTTTTTATGCGTTTTTCAATTCTGTCCTTACACACCCTTGGGGAATATCCAGCATCTTTTAACTccatttgacaaaggagcaaagagaaAAGTAAGTGATTTCTGCACCCCACCGCCCCCCTAACCACTCCCCACCAGTTAAATATGAGAACTCCTCCTGTCTGGACTTTGTGGAAAAGAGTAACAGGGAGCACCCCCAGCTTCACCGCAGCTCTCTTAACTCAGTCCACCTCCCCGGAGACGCCCCCACTCCGCCCAGCGTCCGGTTACCCATCCTCTGTTCACGTGTCACCCGACTTCAGGGTTTCTCTTCAGTCTGCCCtccattcctttaattttcactctgCTTTCTCAAGTGTCACCCCAAGGTGAGGGACCACGTCTTATAGAATCATTCACTGACCTTAGGCCTCCCAAGAGCCCTCCTATGAGGGCAGCTGCCtgagagattccttaaaaaaaaggaGCGTGTTCTCAAGCACAGGAGCCAGGGAGGAGGCCTGCTGATTCACAAGTAACAGTGAAGAGTGAGAAGGTGACTCCCGTTGGGCCCCTGTCTAAATCCTGATCATCTCTGCAGACCCACCGTGGTCTTAGTAACAAAGCACCTCCAGAACATTCGCTAGTGGCTCCCTTCTCCACTAGGAGCAGGCCCCAGGCTCAGCCTTCAACAGGCAGAGGCATCTAGCTAGAATTTAAAACTGTCTTGTTGTCATTATGTTCTTTTTATAGCTACTTCTATTTATGGCAAATGACTCTGGTTTTCCATATATAGCTGTGATAGCAAACTCCCTTTTAATATATACAACAGGATGTAATTGAATATGGTAATGGTACATGTTATATATCACATAAGCTATAATCTACATAATaaaagctagggaattccctggcagtccagtggttaggtctctgagctttcactgcccagggggtgtggtttcaatccctggtagcggaacgaaagatcccacaagctatggGGCtcggccaaaaaaataaaaaacaataaattttaaaggagAGGTGATACAAAGATAAGTATTAAATATACATACAAGTAGAATGCAAAGTATGATAAAGACTGCagaagagggggagggataatgaggaatttgggattaacacgtacacactactatatacagaACAGATAAccaaccaggacctactgtacaggAAGAGCTATACTCAATTATTATAAAAAcccactgttgtttagtcgctaagtcctttccgactcttacaaccccataagaatgattttccaggcaagaatactggagtgggttgccatttcctcctccagaagatcgagaatctgaaaaacaatagattcatacatatgtataattgaattactctgcagtatacctgaaacttatattcagtcctgaatgttcattggaaggactgatgctgaagctgaaactccaatattttggctacctgatgcgaaaaactgactcattggaaaagaccctgatgcagggaaagattgaaggtgggaggagaaggggatgacagaggatgagatggttagatggcatcaccgactcaatggacatgagtttgagtaaactctgggagttggtgatggacagggaggcctggcgtgccgcagtccatggggtcgcaaagtcggacacgactgagcgactaaactgaactgaaatacctgaaactaacaaaatcaactatatatcaattaaaaaatgaagact belongs to Bubalus bubalis isolate 160015118507 breed Murrah chromosome 1, NDDB_SH_1, whole genome shotgun sequence and includes:
- the EIF4EBP1 gene encoding eukaryotic translation initiation factor 4E-binding protein 1 produces the protein MSGGSSCSQTPSRAIPTTRRVVLADGVQLPPGDYSTTPGGTLFSTTPGGTRIIYDRKFLMECRNSPVTKTPPRDLPTIPGVTSPTGDEPPTEASQNHLRSSPEDKPAGGEESQFEMDI